The Rhodothermales bacterium genome includes a region encoding these proteins:
- the rpiA gene encoding ribose-5-phosphate isomerase RpiA translates to MDHSQQDAAKRAVGEAAARLVQDGMRLGLGTGSTTAYAIEAIGRRVREEGLAVVGVPTSFAAEQRARSFGIPLATLDDLDALDLALDGADEVDPGFNMIKGGGAAHTREKIVAGQALRFVALVDDSKLVDRLGATRAVPVEVLPMALTPVSRALKRLGAEPVLRMAVRKDGPVVTDQGMWIVDARFPPIEDPAALAVELQAIPGVLEHGLFIGMADEVLVATADGSVRSISPNT, encoded by the coding sequence ATGGATCATTCGCAGCAAGATGCGGCCAAGCGCGCCGTCGGCGAGGCCGCCGCGCGCCTCGTGCAGGATGGCATGCGCCTCGGACTGGGTACGGGATCGACGACGGCGTATGCCATCGAGGCGATTGGCCGGCGCGTGCGTGAAGAAGGACTGGCGGTCGTCGGCGTGCCCACATCCTTTGCGGCAGAGCAACGCGCCCGCTCCTTCGGCATCCCGCTGGCGACGCTCGACGACCTGGATGCCCTCGACCTGGCCCTCGACGGCGCCGATGAGGTCGATCCCGGCTTCAACATGATCAAGGGCGGCGGGGCGGCGCACACCCGGGAAAAGATCGTAGCCGGCCAGGCGCTGCGCTTCGTGGCGCTGGTCGACGATTCCAAGCTGGTCGATCGTCTCGGCGCCACGCGGGCCGTGCCCGTCGAAGTGCTGCCGATGGCCCTCACGCCGGTGAGTCGCGCGTTGAAGCGGCTCGGCGCCGAGCCGGTACTCCGGATGGCCGTCCGCAAGGATGGCCCTGTCGTAACCGATCAGGGGATGTGGATCGTGGATGCCCGGTTTCCCCCCATCGAAGACCCCGCAGCCCTCGCCGTCGAACTCCAGGCCATCCCCGGCGTGCTGGAGCACGGACTGTTTATCGGCATGGCGGACGAAGTGCTGGTCGCCACCGCCGACGGATCGGTGCGGTCCATCAGCCCGAATACATAA
- a CDS encoding GNAT family N-acetyltransferase produces MSHSDPHDRLTMGKPTSFAGVTVEEVSMDRLDVIRALNTAIFQEERIINTFDRDDLLMLLATYEGLPVGFKIGYKYGRDTFYSAKGGVLPAFRRQGVARILLYDMLDRVRTMGYARFIYDTFPNKHPGMTVLGLAEGFRVIRADYNPVYRDYRLQLEKEL; encoded by the coding sequence ATGAGCCATTCGGACCCACACGACCGTCTGACGATGGGAAAACCGACTTCCTTTGCCGGGGTGACGGTGGAAGAAGTTTCCATGGATCGCCTCGATGTCATCCGCGCCCTGAATACGGCCATCTTCCAGGAAGAACGCATCATCAATACGTTCGACCGCGACGATCTGCTAATGCTGCTCGCCACGTACGAAGGGCTGCCGGTGGGTTTCAAGATCGGATACAAATACGGGCGGGATACCTTCTACAGCGCCAAGGGGGGCGTGCTGCCGGCCTTCCGCCGGCAGGGTGTGGCCCGCATCCTCCTCTACGACATGCTCGATCGGGTGCGGACCATGGGGTACGCCCGCTTCATCTACGATACCTTTCCGAACAAGCACCCGGGCATGACGGTACTGGGCCTGGCGGAAGGATTCCGGGTGATCCGCGCCGATTACAACCCTGTTTATCGCGATTACCGACTCCAGCTGGAGAAGGAGCTCTGA
- a CDS encoding ATP-dependent helicase, translated as MARRFVLKADPSTHAQLSIPYAAELNEQQYAAATASGGPVLVVAGAGTGKTRTLVYRVAYLVETGTLPEHIVLLTFTRRAAREMLARASALLDGRCNRVRGGTFHAFCLTLLREYAGAVGFSTRFNILDASDDADVIDVLRTARGLHKSSVRFPRKKTLQALFSTMTNRELDLDDLLATSYPQFLDHLEALYQLHEDYVGYKREHGLMNYDDLLYYAEVLLGQDADVRRRVSAGCRHILVDEYQDTNRLQATLVQHLASVHGNVMAVGDDAQSIYRFRGADAGNIFAFPERFQGTKLLKLEQNYRSTQSILDLANYVIGKAQRKYDKRLFTRRDGGDLPGLVAAPDDRFESRFVCQMLLELREEGVPLNRMAVLFRSSFNSYDLEVELNRRGIPYVKYGGMKLSEAAHVKDVLAYLRVLENPKDAVAWHRMLQLLEGVGPKTARDLAVWVTEDRPEPFMLEERPFSPRYAEKLQELFQLLRALHQAPPTLSEQIERILLHYEPLLKKAYYEDYPKRQQDLEHVAALTQNFSDRATFLSSLALDPIELTALDTDPVDDDEAPLILSTIHSAKGLEFDTVFLLHALDGILPSGYALKDVESLDEELRLMYVAITRAEQRLFISYPVLQHRRHVGEILTNPSRFVEDVPESVLEPWSLLDEGAPPPDAEPDDTALLPF; from the coding sequence CACCCTGGTCTATCGCGTGGCGTATCTCGTGGAGACCGGCACCCTGCCCGAGCATATCGTACTGCTCACCTTTACGCGGCGAGCCGCCCGCGAGATGCTTGCGCGGGCGAGCGCGCTGCTGGATGGTCGGTGTAACCGGGTCCGCGGCGGAACGTTTCATGCCTTCTGCCTCACCCTGCTCCGCGAATACGCCGGCGCGGTCGGCTTCTCCACCCGCTTCAATATCCTCGACGCCTCCGACGATGCGGATGTGATCGACGTGTTGCGCACCGCGCGCGGCCTCCACAAGTCCAGCGTCCGATTCCCGCGAAAGAAGACGCTGCAGGCGCTCTTCTCCACGATGACCAACCGCGAGCTCGACCTGGACGACCTGCTCGCCACGAGCTACCCGCAATTCCTCGATCACCTCGAAGCGCTCTACCAGCTCCACGAAGACTATGTCGGCTACAAGCGCGAACATGGCCTGATGAATTACGACGACCTGCTCTATTATGCCGAAGTGCTCCTGGGGCAGGATGCCGATGTACGCCGGCGCGTATCGGCGGGGTGCCGGCATATCCTGGTCGACGAATACCAGGACACGAATCGCCTGCAGGCTACCCTCGTCCAACACCTCGCGTCCGTACACGGCAACGTGATGGCCGTCGGCGACGACGCCCAGAGCATCTACCGGTTTCGCGGCGCCGACGCGGGCAACATCTTCGCCTTTCCCGAGCGCTTCCAGGGGACGAAGCTGCTCAAGCTCGAACAAAATTACCGCTCCACCCAGTCGATCCTCGACCTGGCGAACTATGTTATCGGGAAGGCGCAGCGCAAATACGACAAACGGCTCTTCACCCGGCGGGATGGCGGCGACCTGCCGGGCCTCGTCGCGGCGCCGGACGACCGGTTCGAGAGCCGTTTTGTCTGTCAGATGCTGCTCGAACTCCGCGAGGAGGGCGTGCCGCTCAACCGGATGGCCGTCCTCTTCCGCAGCAGTTTCAACTCCTACGACCTGGAAGTCGAACTGAACCGCCGGGGCATTCCCTATGTCAAATACGGCGGCATGAAGCTCAGCGAGGCCGCACACGTAAAGGATGTGCTCGCCTACCTGCGCGTGCTGGAAAACCCCAAAGACGCCGTGGCCTGGCACCGCATGCTCCAGCTGCTCGAAGGCGTGGGCCCCAAGACGGCGCGCGATCTGGCCGTCTGGGTTACGGAAGATCGGCCGGAGCCTTTCATGCTGGAAGAGCGGCCTTTTTCGCCGCGGTATGCGGAAAAGCTGCAGGAGCTGTTCCAGCTGTTGCGCGCGCTCCACCAGGCCCCGCCGACCCTCTCTGAACAGATCGAGCGCATCCTCCTGCATTACGAACCGCTCCTCAAAAAAGCCTATTACGAGGACTACCCGAAACGCCAGCAGGACCTCGAGCATGTCGCCGCCCTGACGCAGAATTTCAGCGATCGCGCGACCTTCCTTTCCTCGCTCGCCCTGGATCCCATCGAACTGACCGCGCTCGACACCGACCCGGTCGACGACGACGAGGCGCCCCTCATCCTCTCCACGATCCACTCGGCGAAAGGGCTGGAATTCGATACGGTATTTTTATTGCACGCGCTCGATGGCATCCTGCCGTCCGGCTATGCCCTGAAGGACGTCGAATCGTTGGACGAAGAACTGCGTCTGATGTATGTAGCGATAACCCGGGCCGAGCAGCGGCTCTTTATCTCGTACCCTGTCTTGCAACACCGCCGGCATGTGGGCGAGATTCTAACCAATCCAAGCCGTTTCGTAGAGGACGTGCCGGAATCCGTGCTCGAACCCTGGTCGCTCCTCGACGAAGGCGCCCCGCCCCCCGACGCTGAACCTGACGACACGGCCCTGCTGCCTTTTTGA
- a CDS encoding energy transducer TonB → MPLRKTDKANLRGQYHLFVQVGLVAALGLLIAAFKLDFAPETSFQVVEVQQEIVQMEEIQQTKQVEKPPPPPKPPVPVEVPDDEILDDEDLDLDVSLELDEEIVNLPPPPPAAEEEEEEEAEIFMIVEDMPELIGGLGSIQSKIRYPEIAKKAGVEGRVFVQFVVGVNGEVLDPVVVRGIGAGCDEEAVRAVSQAKFKPGRQRGKAVPVKMSLPITFKLK, encoded by the coding sequence ATGCCTTTAAGAAAAACCGACAAAGCAAACCTGCGCGGCCAGTACCACCTGTTTGTACAGGTAGGTCTCGTGGCTGCGCTCGGGCTGCTGATCGCGGCGTTCAAGCTCGATTTTGCGCCTGAAACCAGCTTCCAGGTGGTCGAAGTCCAGCAGGAAATCGTCCAGATGGAAGAGATCCAGCAGACCAAGCAGGTCGAAAAGCCGCCACCGCCGCCGAAGCCGCCGGTCCCTGTCGAAGTCCCGGACGACGAAATCCTCGACGACGAGGACCTGGACCTTGACGTATCGCTCGAGCTCGACGAAGAAATCGTGAACCTCCCGCCGCCGCCTCCGGCCGCCGAGGAAGAGGAAGAAGAGGAAGCGGAAATCTTCATGATCGTGGAAGACATGCCGGAGTTGATCGGCGGTCTCGGATCGATCCAGAGCAAGATTCGCTATCCTGAAATCGCCAAGAAAGCCGGCGTGGAAGGGCGTGTGTTCGTCCAGTTCGTCGTAGGCGTCAACGGCGAAGTCCTCGATCCGGTTGTCGTGCGCGGCATCGGCGCCGGCTGCGACGAAGAAGCCGTTCGCGCCGTGAGCCAGGCCAAGTTCAAGCCGGGCCGTCAGCGCGGCAAGGCGGTGCCTGTAAAGATGTCGCTGCCGATCACCTTCAAGCTGAAATAA
- a CDS encoding ABC transporter permease, translating into MYIFQEIFEGLRIALGAISTNKLRSILTTLGIVIGITSVTAMATVINGLEQNFESQLSELGADVLYIEKWPWASGPGFKWWNYINRPDIRAELADVIQERSRYAVAAVPVVNTSRAVRFGSKTLSGVGIEGSSARYPEVFTVDLQAGRFFSDVEERGARSVCVIGSKIASELFPIEEPVGKFVRISGIRFQVIGVLAQKGSDAEGQGGSDMVVKIPISAFKNHFGISERSVSVRVKVANSDLIDPARDELTGIVRAARKQDAREENNFEINEQKSLREQMAPVKLTIYVIGIFLTALALLVGGIGVMNIMFVSVKERTREIGIRKAIGARRRTILTQFLIEAVVICLLGGALGVMLALIATAVINAFITAILPISTVVMAFVICVLVGVIFGLAPAWSAAKAEPIEALRYE; encoded by the coding sequence GTGTACATTTTCCAGGAAATCTTCGAGGGACTGCGTATTGCGCTGGGCGCCATCAGCACGAACAAGCTGCGTTCGATCCTGACCACGCTCGGCATCGTCATCGGCATCACCTCCGTCACCGCGATGGCGACCGTCATCAACGGGCTCGAGCAGAACTTCGAGTCGCAGCTCTCGGAACTCGGGGCGGACGTGCTCTACATCGAGAAATGGCCCTGGGCTTCGGGGCCCGGTTTCAAGTGGTGGAACTACATCAACCGGCCGGATATCAGGGCCGAACTGGCCGACGTGATCCAGGAGCGCTCGCGCTACGCCGTGGCGGCGGTGCCGGTGGTCAATACGAGCCGCGCGGTTCGCTTCGGCAGCAAGACGCTCTCCGGCGTCGGCATCGAAGGGTCGAGCGCGCGCTATCCGGAGGTCTTCACGGTCGATCTGCAGGCCGGCCGCTTTTTTAGCGATGTCGAGGAGCGCGGGGCCCGAAGCGTCTGCGTGATCGGATCGAAGATCGCGAGCGAGCTGTTTCCGATCGAGGAGCCGGTCGGCAAATTTGTGCGCATCTCCGGCATCCGGTTTCAGGTGATCGGCGTCCTGGCGCAGAAGGGATCCGACGCCGAGGGGCAGGGCGGAAGCGACATGGTGGTGAAGATTCCCATCTCCGCCTTCAAGAATCACTTCGGCATCAGCGAACGGAGTGTGTCGGTGCGCGTCAAGGTCGCCAATTCGGATCTGATCGACCCGGCGCGCGACGAGCTGACCGGCATCGTCCGTGCGGCGCGCAAGCAGGATGCGCGCGAGGAAAACAATTTCGAGATCAACGAGCAGAAGAGCCTCCGCGAGCAGATGGCGCCGGTCAAGCTGACCATCTATGTGATCGGGATCTTTCTGACGGCGCTGGCGCTGCTGGTCGGCGGCATCGGTGTCATGAACATCATGTTCGTTTCGGTGAAGGAGCGCACCCGCGAGATCGGCATCCGAAAGGCGATCGGCGCGCGCCGGCGCACCATCCTTACCCAGTTTCTCATCGAGGCCGTCGTCATCTGCCTCCTCGGAGGCGCCCTCGGCGTCATGCTCGCCCTGATCGCCACCGCCGTGATCAACGCCTTCATCACCGCCATCCTCCCGATCAGCACGGTCGTGATGGCGTTTGTGATCTGCGTGCTCGTCGGGGTGATTTTTGGCCTGGCGCCGGCGTGGAGCGCCGCGAAAGCGGAACCCATCGAGGCGCTGCGGTATGAGTGA
- a CDS encoding ABC transporter permease, whose amino-acid sequence MGFGEAFRMAMGALRANKMRSFLTLLGMIIGVFAIIVSVTAVEVIDVYFKDSMQFLGSSTFNITRYPQIRVDGGRRDERNRPNLTYEQIDRLSDVMELPVSVSILEDFHFGAVRYENRETEPNLVLLGSDQNFLGNFSYELESGRFLTDQDVQYARSVIVIGKPLAEELFPSESPLGKSIRMDGHRYEVIGVMAEKGSFLGFNQDNRLIAPITRLFTLYGSTDRNIGSVSLRVHDPMMLGAAMEEAIGRMRVIRKVPPGEENNFEIATNDTFQSFFDAFTGVLRMGGAGIGLISLLAAGIGIMNIMLVSVTERTREIGIRKSIGARRKDIMRQFLLEAFFLCQIGGLIGILLGAMVGNGVALYFDIRAVFPWTWAIIGIVMVTFISLVFGGFPALKAARLDPIESLRYE is encoded by the coding sequence ATGGGATTCGGCGAAGCGTTTCGCATGGCGATGGGCGCCCTCCGGGCGAACAAGATGCGGTCGTTCCTGACGCTGTTGGGGATGATCATCGGGGTGTTCGCCATCATCGTGTCCGTCACGGCGGTCGAGGTGATCGATGTGTATTTCAAGGACTCGATGCAATTTCTCGGGTCCTCTACCTTCAATATCACCCGCTATCCGCAGATCCGCGTGGACGGCGGCCGGCGCGACGAGCGCAATCGCCCCAACCTGACCTACGAGCAGATCGATCGGCTCTCCGACGTGATGGAGCTGCCGGTCAGCGTCAGCATCCTGGAGGATTTTCATTTCGGAGCCGTCCGGTACGAGAACCGCGAAACGGAGCCCAACCTGGTGCTGCTCGGGAGCGATCAGAATTTCCTGGGCAACTTCAGCTATGAACTGGAATCCGGTCGTTTTCTGACGGATCAGGACGTGCAATATGCCCGCTCCGTCATCGTGATCGGCAAGCCGCTCGCCGAAGAGCTCTTTCCCAGCGAGTCGCCGCTGGGAAAATCGATCCGCATGGACGGGCATCGGTATGAAGTGATCGGGGTCATGGCGGAGAAGGGCAGCTTCCTCGGCTTCAACCAGGACAATCGGCTCATCGCCCCGATCACGCGGCTCTTTACGCTCTATGGAAGCACCGATCGCAACATCGGCAGCGTCAGCCTGCGCGTCCACGACCCGATGATGCTGGGGGCTGCGATGGAGGAAGCGATCGGGCGCATGCGCGTCATCCGCAAGGTGCCTCCGGGCGAGGAAAATAACTTCGAGATTGCCACCAACGACACCTTCCAGAGCTTTTTCGACGCCTTCACGGGCGTCCTCCGGATGGGCGGCGCCGGCATCGGATTGATCTCCCTGCTCGCCGCCGGCATCGGCATCATGAACATCATGCTCGTGTCGGTCACCGAGCGCACCCGCGAGATCGGCATCCGCAAATCGATCGGCGCCCGGCGCAAGGACATCATGCGCCAGTTTCTGCTGGAAGCCTTCTTCCTGTGCCAGATCGGCGGCCTGATCGGGATTCTGCTCGGCGCCATGGTCGGCAACGGCGTAGCCCTGTATTTCGATATCCGGGCGGTCTTTCCGTGGACCTGGGCGATCATCGGGATCGTCATGGTCACGTTCATTTCTCTTGTCTTCGGCGGCTTTCCCGCGCTCAAGGCGGCGCGTCTGGATCCGATCGAATCGCTGCGCTACGAGTAG